From the Plectropomus leopardus isolate mb chromosome 20, YSFRI_Pleo_2.0, whole genome shotgun sequence genome, the window ACTGTTAATCAGCACTGTCCATATTGTTCGTGgatcagatgtttttttgttgttttcttatttgttgtttgcttgtttatttgttgtttatttatgtttacctgattatttgttgtttatttatgtttacctgtttatttgttgtttatttattgtttgcttgtttatttgttattactTTGGATTTTTTCAGGCCAGGAAGCGTCAGCGAGAGGAGGCGGAGTCAGGGGGAGGGGGCGGTGCTTCCGTTATAGGCGTTGACGTAATCGGGGGCGGGGCTTCGGCTTCTTCCTCTACAACGGCATCGAGGGCGGAGCTTATTAACGAGCGAATCGGCTACAAGCCCCACCCCAAACCGGCCACGCTGCCGACCTTATTTGGAAGTTTACAGTTTTAATAAACACCTTTAAATGAAGTGTCCTGTTTCActgtgtttaaataaagtttaacctttttaagaaaaagtaaattaccaaaaaaaaaaaaaaaatcattaacaacattataaatttttaaaaaaagcaaatttaaatgaaatgtattggGGTTTTTTCTGTAGAGGCTGAGCCCCCCCTCCAACGTCACATGTTCCTGGTGATGGACAGGACAACCCCCAGGACGGCGTCCACACAGCCAGAGCCAATCACAGCTGCCGGTGCGAAGGGCCCTcagaggaaacaccagaggttcaataaaaaactaaaaactaaatagATCAACAATATCTATTTAAGACTAAACGGTCAATGTGTTGAgagtaaaatgaaatatgaaaaaacaacagtataaCAACCTAAgaatctaaataaataagtagataaACAACTAAATAATACAGATTAGTTAAAAGCTTGATTAAAAAAGTGGATCTTGAGCCTGCGTTTAAAAATGTAGACGCTCTCAGCAGCCCTCAGGTCCTCCAGCAGGCCGTGCCACGGACAAGGGCCATAATGTTGGAACGATGCCTCACGGTGGGTTTTTGTTCTAACTTTAGGATTAACCGAAAGGCCGGTACTGGAGGACTAATAAATAACAAGAAGGACCAAGACCATTAAGAATTTTATAAACCAATAAGAGGACCTTAAGATCAATCCTGAAACACAAAGGGAGCCACTGCAGAGATTATGAAACACGCGTAACGTGTGCTCTCTTTCGGGTCCTTCTCAGCACTCGTGCTGCTGAATTTTGGATTAGTTGTAATTGAGTATTATTCTTTTTAGGAAGACCAGAGTAGAGCGTTGCAGTAGTCAGACGCATTGGCGTCTCTGTGTTTGCTTAGGAGAGAAACGGGCGGACTCTGGCAATATTTTTACGTTGGTAAAATTacgtttttgttatgtttttaatatgtggAATAAAACCAAGCTCAGAGTCAAAGATAACGCCCAGGTTTTTTACTCGTTCAGACGGTTTCAAAAACTGTATGGATTTTTGGAAtaagtttctctctctgagttTTAGGACCATCTTCACTTTAGTCCTGGTTGAGCTGTAAGAAATTCTCTGCCATCCAGGACTTGATGTCTAGAATACAGCTAAAAAGGGCATCGATTGGTCCTGTGTAATCAGGAGACATGGAAATATATAACTGTGTCATCAGCATAACTGTGAAAGTTGCTGCCGTGCCGCCTGGTGATGTTCCCATGTGGGAGCATGTAGAGAATAAAAAGTGTGGGGCCTAAAATTGAGCCTTGAGGCACACCACAGTTGATCTTACAGCTCTTCGAGAAACAAGTATCCATACTTACTAAAAATGATATGTCTGTGATACAGGAGAAAAACCAGTTAAAAATGTACCAGAGAAGCCGACCAGGTTGCGGAGTCTGTTTAAAAGAATTTGGTGATCTACTGCATTGAAAGCAGCGCTTAGATCCAGTAGCACCAGGACCGAAGGTTTCTTCATGTCCGTGTTACACCAGAGATCATTTATGATCTTTAACAGGGCTGTCTCGGTACTGTGGTTTGTCCTAAAACCAGattgatatataaaaaaaaaaatcatttaactgagtaaaaacaagtttttctacaattttactTAAGAATGGTAAGTTGGATACTGGTCTGTAATTGCACTGCCTTGCACTTGTCAAGGTCATATTATAAATGcgtacttttttttatagattttaaaatgaacatgaagCTTTAACTGACGCTTTTTTCATTGTGCTTTCCAGCACTCTCTTTTCTGGACTGTTACAGGAGTGTTTCTCCACagaaatggtctgacagagcaacGTCCAGCACAGTGACATTCGAAACCTTGCCATGGCTCTGAGTCAATACAAGTAGTTTCTTCTGAAGAAAAAGTAGATAATCCCGATACGAAAATGTCTAAGATTACCCTCCACATTATTTAATCATTGTAGGAAACCTCCTTGAATGTGTTCGAGATTGTGacgaaggaaaaaaaataggaaagaTAAAAGCTGAGCAGAGAGCAGGAAAGAAGAGCGTCTGCACTGTAGCGAAGCAGAAATGCTTTTCAGTGACATCACACAGGTGTCAGGTgagtttgatttgtttaattttcatcaTAATGCGACGATAATATTTCGGtaaagaaacaaatataaaagacaaacagacgATTAGTGTTGAAAACGCTCAGAGTTATTTACACAAACAGCAGGAGGCGCTCTGACATCACTGTGGCTCCGCCCTCACGCAGTCCAGGAGGTGATGCTGACCAATCAGGACCCACTGCTCATTGACACAGATACACGTCTTTCTATTTGTAGTTTACACAGATTTAtattaaactttttctttttaaacaaagtggtCCGGAAACAGCCACCAAGTGCTCaactttatatgttttttttaaaaaattgtttcgCAGCCaccatcttttttcttttttttaactttggtttaaaaataggaaaaatatcaaacttaaaaataaaatgttttaaataaagattattttgttttagaggcattatttatttttcttcagccGACAACAAAATACTAGAAATCACtgattggtaaaaaaaaacaaaaaaaacaaaggtgtgGTCTGTGTGATGATTGATTTTTCAGAGTAAAGGTCAGTTTTTTtggagctgcagaaaaaaaacataaaatgataataaataaaagtaaagattaAATCAGATTTTAGTGTTAACAGCTGATTTTagtgttgccatggtgacagcAGCGACAGGCGGGGCGATGGGGGCGTGGCTTAGTGTCTGACATCACCTGCTAAACTCACTCAGATCACCACGTTTTTAGCTTTTGTTTAGATTATTATTTGTCAGATTATCACGATGGTGATAATCTGACGGCACGTCAATGGATTCAGTTTGAGTCGCACAGTTTTTGGAGAAATTATGTTTTGACCAAGTGGATTGCTTTTGATGAGCATACGAGCGTGTTGTTAGCGTGTTttaacatgttagcatgttttaacattttagcataGTGTAGCATGCTAACAACCCAGGCTCTCTCCTGCAGCACCTAGATGCTAGATGCTAACAGCTGGATGCTAACAGCTGGATGCTAACAGTCTGCAGCACCAACAATAATCTCGTTACATCAGATGTAAACTTTGCTGCTGTCAGCGATGATGTCACTGGCCACGTCCACCTTCAAACTAAAATCAACCTCTCTGCCGACAACGCTGCGCTGTGGGCCAACGTCCCTCTGCTGTCTTTGATGTCATCACTTCCTCTTGATGGCAGCAAGgtgatgatgtcacttcctCTTGATGGCGGCGAGGTCCCTCTGCAGCTCGGAGAACTTGGGCCGGTCCTCGGGGTTGTACTGCCAGCAGCGCTGCATCACTTTGTAGACGTCATCAGGGCAACGCTGGGGACACGCCATCCTGTAACCTAGCAACAAGAGAGAGTCGTGTTTCCAAGGAGACTGATGAATGACTACAGCGATGCGACGGTGCGTTGGGAGGTGATGAAAAATTGATACAAAATATATGACGTTCAAATTGAGATAAAAAATGAACCGCAATCctctttttgaacagcagagggcgaaATCTgcttttgcccttttttcacCTGTTCAACATCACCGCGAGTTCAacgtccaaaaaaacccaaacttcacgttaaaagaaaaaatacacatccAAGAAAACCAAACTACAcatccaaagaaaacaaaaatagaaatacacgTAAAAAACCATACatgtccaaaagaaaaaaaacctagatgtcccaaaaaccaaaaaaaactgcatgtccaaaataacaaactacatgtaaaaaaaaaaacaactaaacatccaaaaaaaactatacgtccaaacacaaagtacacatccaaagaaaaaacacaaagtacacgtccaaagaaaaaaacacaaagtacacgtccaaagaaaaaacacaaagtacacgtccaaagaaaataagaaaacaattttacgtccaaataaaacaaactacaatgaCGAGCTGCAGTCGCCTCGACTGACGAGTGCAAGAGCCAAAGagtcaaagagagagagctTCGAAACtttgaaatgacacattttactctTCAAACTCACCCTCTCCCCTCTAAAGCAGACCTTTAACCTTAACCATAACCTTTAACATAACCTTTTAACCATAACCTTTAACATAACCTTTAACACTAAACTTTtaacccttaaccctttaacctgTGACCTCTGTGCAGCAGCCTCCTCTGTCCCagtgggagggggagggggagggttagggggttagggggttaaggttagggttagaggtcagggtcagggttaggggtcaaggtcagggtcagggtcatAGGGACACTGTAAATGTGagattttgtttgaaataattaacaatatttttcagtcagaatttttctgtagtctcattctgtatttaatttttttgttgtaaaaatcGTATCGTTGCGTCCCTATTGGCTGATCAGCCGATCGGTGTCATGTTACTGATTATTGATCCCTGTGATGGCAACAGCAGCTGGTTACCTTTCTCCACCTGCTCTCGAGCCTGCTGATTGGTCATCCCGGGATAAGGACACACCCCCAGACTGAAGGTCTCCCACAGCAGGATCCCATAACTCCACACATCACTGTCGGAGCTGTAACGACCTGCAGcggccaatcacagagcaggaGACATCATCAGGAGCCAATCACAGTTTAGGACACATCATCAGGGACCAATCACAGTTTAGGACACATCATCCGGGACCAATCACAATTTAGGACACATTATCAGGGACCAATCACACTTTAGGACACATTATCAGGGAACAATCACAGTTTAGGACACACAATCAGGGACCAATCACACTTTAGGACACATCATCAGGGAACAATCACACTTTAGTACACATTATCAGGGAACAATCACAGTTTAGGACACAAAATCAGGGACCAGTCACAGTTTAGGACACACAATCAGGGACCAATCACACTTTAGGACACACAATCAGGGACCAATCACACTTTAGGACACATCATCAGGGAACAATCACACTTTAGGACACATTATCAGGGAACAATCACACTTTAGGACACATTATCAGGGACCAATCACAGTTTAGGACACACAATCAGGAACCAATCACAGTTTAGGACACACAATCAGGGACCAATCACAGTTTAGAACACGTCGTCAGGGAACAATCACACTTTAGGACACATCATCAGGGACCAATCACAGTTTAGGACACGTCGTCAGGGAACAATCACACTTTAGGGCACATCATCAGGGAACACTCACAGTTTAGGACACATTATCAGGGACCAATTACACTTTAGGACACATTATCAGGGAACAATCACACTTTAGGACACATTATCAGGGACCAATCACAGTTTAGGACACACAAT encodes:
- the cdc26 gene encoding anaphase-promoting complex subunit CDC26; the protein is MLRRKPTRLELKIDDTEEFESVKKELEARKRQREEAESGGGGGASVIGVDVIGGGASASSSTTASRAELINERIGYKPHPKPATLPTLFGSLQF